The Plutella xylostella chromosome Z, ilPluXylo3.1, whole genome shotgun sequence region CTTATGACGTAGATATCGACTTTTTTTGCATGCTAGTTTTATACCTGGTGTGACCCATTTTAAGCCGTTGCggtgtgtatttattttaactttcaAAATAGGAAAGCAGAGGTGGTAAAACAGTAGGAACATTTCTTTGAACTCTACAAATGCTTCGTCAGCgtctttaattttgtatacGTGTGACCAAGAAAGTGAGCTTATACAATTTATGAATTTGTCAATGTTATCTTGGCTGTAGTCtctttttttaatatagtAATGATGGTTACTTGCTTGTAGGCATGTTTCGGTAGGAAATGTCATCAATTGGCATGTGTTGTGGTCAGACAAACCGCTTTGTACAGTTTGCGATGATTTTATGTTAGAGATGTTACTGGCAATGTTGTCGATACAAGTTTTTTGTCGAGTAGGTTCCTTTATGTGTAATTCAATATTATGGTTTATTAATAAAGCGATTAGTTCTTTCGTCTCTTTGGTATTTTTTAAGATGTCAATGTTTAAATCCCCgcataaaacaatattttttgtgcgtTTGGtgtttaatttatgtaaaagacTTTCCAGTTGGGTGAAGAATGTGTTTAAATTTGATGAAGGCGTACGGTATATACAGattacaatacatttaatttgtGGAATCTCTATTCCACAACATTCAAAACATCTCTCGATAGAGAAGTCTTTCAGAATTggaatttgttttgttttaatctCGTTTTTAACGAAAATACAAACTCCGCCCCGTTTTTGAGTTTTGCGTGAGTATGATGACGCCATTTTATAGCCAGAGAGATGAGCATTGCTTTCGCTGCCCTGCTTGATAAATGTTTCACTTAGGCAGATTATGTCAGTATGTATGTCTTTTTTGTCGAGATCGCTAAGAAATATCTGTACTAGTTCACGTTTACCTAAGAAACCTGCGATATTTTGATGGAAGCATGTAACATAATTTTCTTTACACTGAGGAGGGacgaaaaaaaatgtttttgttttgattagtCGGAGTGTTTATAAGTTTGTTTGTTACCATTTTCGTGATTGGAGTTGGGCTTGGCAATTTGCTATTTTGtgtgatattatttttatgaaataatgatttgatgttttttataaaactattatCGTAGTCTCTACAGTCAATAGAAAAGTTTATGGCTTTAGCAGTTTGTGCAAGGTAAGCTTTCCTGCTTAAGAAGTCAGGATTAGAGTCCAGAAATTCGCAATTGGGGAAGCTTCCGCATACTGTTTTAAAAGTGCTGTTTATCATGTTTTCATTAAGGTGAGAGCTTTTGAAGACTCCTAGTACAATAACTGAGCAGTTTTGACATAATTTCAAGGCAAAGCAAAGTTCTGCGGTTAGTCTCGTAGGATTTGTGTCGTTTTCTCCCAAACATAGCACCACTAAGTCTTCATGCTTAAAATTGATAGCTCTCATAGATCGCACAATTTCATCGGATTTTGCATTCGGTTTAATAAATGAGAATATCTGGTAGTCTTTGTATGGTGAGTCTTCTCTATCTATTGATATTGCTTTCGCTAGTCCTCTACATTGTTGAGAACCGAAAAAGTATATCTTGCTTTTCGAGTCCGGTTGTGTCATCTTTGATTTATTTAAGGTTTCAGAAACTGCGCTATTTGACTCTTGACGTCCATCAACCAAATCTTGTATCTTTGCGCTGGTAGAGTTTGTAGAGTTGTCCGATATTAGACTCGTATTTTTAGATTGGTCCTCCACGTCGATGGTAAAATCTAGTTTCCTCTTATTTATACGTTTCTTACGGGATTTTTTTCCTGATTTTTTTGTTGTGCTTATCTTGTCATTGCAGATTTTCtttaaagtgtttattttagATTCATTACCTTTAGTCTTGTTTCGTAGTTCGGTGTTTTCTAGAGTTAACCTGTCAACCTCTGCGTTTGCGCTTTTTAATTGCGTTTGTAAATCGATTATTTGCTGTCTTAGTTCCTGAACTTCTGATGGGCCACCATCAGTAGATAAATCGGGCAGACTTGTAGTTTCGAAGTCTGACTCACAAGTGGCGCAGCTTGTCTCGCTATCACTCGGTGTCAGAAcctttctattattatttttataggttGCATAGTCGTCACGTCGGCCATGTGAGTTACTGGAAGCTCCTTGGGAAAGACATGCGATgcatatgtatttttctttgtgtTCTTTTGTCATAAGACAATACCGTTTGTCGGATACATTCTGGCAGTCTAGGCAATATGACTGTTTGCAGCTTTTACATAAAAGTGACTCGTTTTTCTTTAGTAGCATTTTGCTGCATCTGTGGCATGATGTGTTTGCATAATTTTTTTGCCGTTTATCCATGtccttttattattaaaataaaatttatgtttgcgTGCCCTCTAGTGGCGGTTTTGATGCCAATCACCTGTATATTCAATTTAGTGCCCTCTAGTGGTGAGTAGCAAGATTACTTAATCACCTATTGATTATATGCCAGGTTCACTAATTACAACCTTAGTAAAGCAGCTAGTTTAGTAGTTCTGCGTTCTTCTACTAGATGTCACTGAGttgtgttatttataaaaatttgaATATTAGGATTCGTTAAGTCCAAAGGTCATTTGTATTGTACACaggtttttgtaaaaattctTGGTGTTTATATGCGAAATTGATCACTTTGAGTATTTAACTGAATTTACCTTGTGAGTTATAATATTGTCACTTTACACTATTGTTGATATTATGTGTTTATAATTTGGATAATCGAAAAGTTATCAGTATATCCTTTTATAGCACTTTTTAACacttttataagtatatacaCTGAGATAACACTATCACTTATTATTTGGTCTATCCTGagtatttcaatataattttttattgattctattaacttttactttgtaaacatttaaatttacgTGGAGTTAATGTTACTCGTGACACTAGCGCCCTCTCTCtcctttgggagaggcctatgtccagctgtGGATGATATTTggctgacgatgatgatgacatataATATCATCCATCAGTATCAGTGTCAGTAAAATCATCCAGTAAACTCGGCAGGAGTCGTTAATTTTTACTAGCGCTAGACTACACAGCATTATTCATTCTTAGGTGTCAAACGTGGCTTCTCCTCTAAACATGGTAAAACCAGTTATACCTGATACACATAGACCCCTGACTGCGAGCACATGTAGTGAGAGCGGAGGCCCTCGATGGTGTGTTTGCTGGCCGTGGTCTTGCGGAAGCGGCACCGGGTCTGTTCTTGTACCTGGCTCTTGTACATTATGAAGTCTGTAAGGGTATTATGTAAAAAGCTTTAGAAAGTTGATTGAAATGGGGAATCAACAGAAACGGGAAATTCGTAAGACAACATCGACTTAGCTCTCAAGATTTTTAGAGCTATGTCAATGGTAGTAGGTCGGCCATAATTTATGTCGGGGAGAGGGGGGAACAAAACAATAAGGTAAATAAAACTACCTTAGACAAGAGGGTCGGTACTTTCGGTAGTGTTTGAGTGCAATAGCCGGGTTTCCACTAGACGGATCGAATCACGTTGAATCGTCTGGTGGAGATCCGTGGTGCAGCTGTTTTGTTGTTGTGTGCATTAGCGCGAAAACGATTGAGAGTGTGATTCCATTCCCTTTCTCGCCCGTGAAATCCCTTTGTCACGGGCTAAAAGACCGACACTGATCGGAGCGAGAGAACGAGAAACCCATCACACTCGGGTGTTCTCGGGTCTTCTTGGCGTGAGTCTTGATAAGGCATAACGTGGTCTGTCTGTCTCGCTCGCTCACCGTCCATGGAGGGGAACTGGAGGGTCTCCACGTGCTGCTTCAGCCGGGGCTGGTCTGTCTGTCTCTCTCACTCAGTCTGTCTGTCTCTCTCACTCAGTCTGTCTGTCTCGCTCACTCACCGTCCATGGAGGGGAACTGGAGGGTCTCCACGTGCTGCTTGAGTCGATGCTCCGTCAGCAGGTGCTGGTCGAAGTGGTGGCCGTAGCTGACGCGAGACTCGCACAGCGGACACTGGAACGCCTTGCGTTTCTCCACCTACCGAtagtaaaacataatatttattaaccaAATAAAGAGGTGGTGGTGGTAAGGTCTCGGCTCACATTCGTGGCCGTGGGTTTGAATCAttcataatgtatttataCCACGTATCACtcggtgaaagaaaacatcgcgAGGAAACCATCCGTCATTGGTTGGTTTTCAAGAGAAACCAATTTTAGTTACCAAGCATAAggatctgtcaatcaaacgaCATTGGCATcttactatattttacaaagtataacTATTACCATAACTGTtactaaaatattggtaaagtGAACACTAAATCCTAAACTTGTCAAACCTGCATTTCAGAATTCAGTCCTGTTCAGTCAGGTTTTTATATGAACTGTATGAGTGAAATCAAATGAattcattataaaaacatgaaaGGCAAACGAAAGTTTGTCATCACCTCGTATCCATGAGCCTTCCACAGATGCTTGTTGAGTATCTGCTGCTGGCTGAAGTCCTTATTGCACACGTGGCACTGCTTACGCTGTCTCGGGGTGAACTTCGGGGCTTGCTCCGTGCTCAGCTTCACTGGAATATAGGAGATGGTGTTAGGGTTGCTGGTTGTGGTGATGTGCCACTAGATCTATGCTGTGTTAGGGTGTGTCCAGAaaagcgtaattttgtgaatTGTGAGTTGCGTATTCTGATGCGCGGGGCGAGGGGGCGGAGAAGTTACACGCTCCCCTCGTCCCCTCGTCCCCGCGCCCATGTTTCTGCCGGAATACGCGaatcacaactcacaaaattacgctcgttCAGCCTCACccttagggtgcttacatagaaaATCGGGCTCCCTGTATCTGCCTTTACCGGTAGCCTGATTATGCGCTCATGACATTTAAACATCCGGGATatgctccgtgagtgagcgctttcacaaaatcaggttaccggtacaggtagatacagggaacccgattctctatgtaagcacccttaggGTTACTTTGACTTTGCGGGCGGAATGAGTTAAGAGTAAGCACCATTGGTGCGTTTTATGCCGCTCGGCTTCTAATCGTCTATACACTGAAAGCAAGCTTACAGCTCttttaacatttatttgttCTTGTATAAAATGGCCTTCATTATGATTAATGTCCCTGTCTCGTAAATTGAACagtaaagtttataaaaatacaaactaCTCAGCCTATCTCAAAGAAAACTCACATCCATGTTTCATCCTCAAATGCGTGTAGCAAGCCTTGCGCCCGCTATAAACGTTCTCACAAAAATGGCACGGATACTGCTTCGATTCGCCCCCAATAGTACCGTGGATACCATGACTTCTGCAGGGAAGGAAGGGAGAGAGAGTAAAGGATTGAGGGTAGAAGGGAGTAAAGGAGTGAGGTAAGGAGGGTATGTTAATGGTATATAGGGTAAGGGTAGAGGGTAGCTTTCCTCAAGAGTGATAAAGCTCTTGAGGAAAGATGATTTGATGGATGTATAATGTAAGGTAAGAAACAGTTACAGCATATCACAGTCTTTTTCATTACCCTGCCAAGCTGGAGAGTGACCTATGCTTACAACAATTTGTAGTTTTTTGTGGGTTATCAGGTTACTCCTCTTACTACCTTTCCTTATGCTCTTTCAGGGTTCTGGCGGAGGCGAATACGGCTGCACACATGTCGCAGGGATGCCTGTTGTCCATGTGACTGCACAGGCCCACACGTATACCACTGGCTGAAACCAAAACCAAGTTTATCTTTCTGAAACTATATAATAGCTAGTTTATCATgtgactttttcattgtttttgCAGCACCAAATGTAATACAGACTGTATCTACAGTGCTCATTAATATGTGTTTATGTATAATGAAATGAATTATCATGAATTATGGTTTGATTAGAACTGTCAGCTAAAAGGAGCAATATAGGGTCTGCAAGTAGGTGACAATTAATGGTGCCATTTTTCTGCTGCAATGAtagtaaaagtttaaaaaaatagttatacCCTTGGTTGAGTCATCATCAGGATCATCATCTCCTATTTCTGGTTTTACTTCAGTTTTGTCATCGGCTTCTAATAATTCTTCATCAAGATATTCTTCatctaaaaaaataagaagtaaaatatgtatggatttttaacatatggtattattataaataaagctaATGTTGCTTACCTTTAATAACTTGCACCATGTTAATAGTTTTTAAAGTTAGTTCTCTAAATGTACATGCGTTTTGTAATTTATGAGCACATGTGGAGCAAATAAACTTCAGCTCATCAGCTATCTGAAAATGAAAGCCAAAGTGAtgttcaaaaggaaggatttACCATCTAACCATTTTGCTTAAAGATAATGATAATTTGCACTTGCCCTTATATGTCGGAGTAAGATAATACATCTCATAAAGGCCATTTACAAGAATTACTCCTGTAAAGTGACACATAATGGCCTAATCTCGGAGGATATCGCCGTGCACGCTGGGGTCCGTCAGGGCTGTCTTTTGTCGCCCTTGCTCTTCCTAATAGCGCTAGACGGAATCATGCAGAGAGTAAGCAGCAACAGTCGACGTGGAATTGAATGGGGAACCTTCAGTGTATTGGAGGATTTAGACTACGCCGACGACCTCTGCCTGCTAAGCCACACACATGCACACATGCAAGCCAAGCTCGATGCTCTCAGCCAAGAGGCGGCGAAAATAGGCCTGAAAATTAACATCCGGAAGACCCAAGAGATGCGAACAGGTGTGCAGAATATGACCCCGCTGCAGATCGATGGTGAGGCAGTGGAACGCGTTCACAAATTTACCTACCTCGGCAGCGTTGTCTCAGAAACAGGAGGCACAGAAGAGGACGTCATTTCGCGGATTGCCAAAGCCCGAGCTACTTTCGCGCAGTTGCGACCAATATGGCAATCACAAAAGTTAACCAGAAGAGTCAAACTGAAAATATTCAGGTCAAACGTTAAGTCCGTGTTGCTATATGGTTGCGAAACGTGGAAGGTAACCAAACCCATCTCGCACCAGCTTCAAGTCTTCGTGAACCGATGCCTTCGACGCATACTCCGAATATACTGGCCCAATAAAATCTCCAACGACCAACTGAGAGAACGGTGCCACGATACCCTGATCGACCAGCAGATCAAGCGACGCAAGTGGAACTGGTTTGGCCACACCCTCCGAAGAAATTCTGACCACATACCCAAACAGGCGATGGATTGGAATCCGCAAGGAAAGAGAAAGCGTGGCCGTCCCAAGCAGACCTGGCGACGCACGGTAGTGGACGAAGCGAAAAAGATCGGGAAGTCTTGGAGTGAAATCAAAGGCGAAGCTCAAGACAGGTTGCGATGGAGAGTCACTGTGGACGCCCTCTGCCCCATCCAGGGGACATAGGATACTAAGTCAAGTAAGTCAAGTTATATGTCGGATATTAGGACCAGCGCAAGGCTTGAGGGGGTCATTTTGTTGAGcggttttgttttaaatcaaaatcagAATCCCACTTGGTATcgcaaaaataaatgttacatTGAAACAGAGGTACCTACAGCTAAAATTGTAAGTGggtatattatacatactgaCAAGtgttttttctaaaataaagttttgattataattaggGGATTTAGGGGTCAAACGATAGGTTGCCTTTTGAATTACTTACACACTGTAGgtaactaattgtttattattatttttagtttaaataGTTTAGAACAAATTTACCAAGTTTTCTtttaataaagatataagaTTAATCTTATGaacaattttagttttttgtctTGTGAAGTCCttcaaaaaactatttaaagttttatacgCACCTTAACATTGAAACAAGTTTCAAACATTTTCGCGTAGGTTTGAGCATTTTCTCCATAAACAGTAAATAGGTCACATAAATCTTTAGTTTTCATGCAGCTGATACAACCTTCAAACTCTTCCACCTCCATATTCCTTGCTAAACCTATTTGGAATTGGATATGCAACTCAACAAGGAGACTAGACTTgcatcaatattattatttttcaaatgaGTTCTTGTTTCTAGATCTTGCTTATattgacatttttttgtttttctgttGATGATTGTTTagtcaaaaacaaaataaaatcgaacaaaacaaaacaatacgagaaaattaaacataaacggtacgattatttttttcacagaATCTCAGAATAAGGAGTAGGTTCTGCCGTTTCATTCATTCTTTTACCATGttcacagagtactttgttaatagcgttgttctatgctcTTTTGCTCTTATAAAACTGCTGTCATATGTCAATTCTATTTCTATGTCAACTTGACAGTTTTGtaaattcatttcattttagtttttgttttatttttactaatctatctatctaaataaATTGTTTCTAAACAAAACGGGATACCACTAGAAAGATCTCTAGTAGAGGTTAATAGGTACCATGTCTTTTACTCGACGGTTTTGTTGTGACGACGAAACAGGCGAAACAGTGACTTACGCTATCAATAACGAAACGGGAGAACCCTTGATTAACAAAATTCCAGAGCTTGTCTACATGCCACCAGCTTCAGAATCAGAGCCAGAACCCAGGAACATTCGCGTAAATTTCCGGAGAGGTTACAGCACAAATACGAAAAAGTTTCGTAATTTACAAGCAAATATCTTGGCCGGATCAAACACTATAAGTTACAGGTTACTACTGATACCAACCATGTTGTTTTTCCCTGCATTATTGTGTGCTATGTTGATGATACTGGAGATATACCTCCATGTGAGGTGTCATAAGAAGAATAAGTGTTTAAAGGAAGGGAATATGTACTACCGCAGTCCATTCCATGCAGTGACCAGCACATTCTGTGGTGCGTGCCGGGAGTCGGAGAGCGCCTGCAAAGTGGGCCAGATGCAAGACAAGCGTCGCCACAGATATGACTATTTTAGGGGTTTGGCCATGTGAAGAGTTGGTCTATAGTTAATTGTAGGTGTAAGTGTTTTTTTGGGGttggaataaaaatatacttctttCTATATAATAAGTCTGAAAAACCTATTAGACTAAACTTTGGGCTGGTTTGCAAAGtatgtaatgtatttttaagctTTATCTTTATTCTCATTAATTTGAATCTCATTTTAAAGGTCACAAATCACATTTTATCctgttttattgaataaacttttaaaggTTGTCTCACTCTCTAAGTTCTcagtaaatattgtttttaatttgagaaatagatttttatatcaaaatataagtgtattcactgtcaaaagtttaatgtaatgaaatgaatatgaaataggtatttatataattataaagaaagTACATACATCAATCAATCAAGATGAGGCACCTGTTGTGAATTTTTACAAGTGTAAGTTTTACTGTTAAGtattttgtacaataaagtatattttattacataagtatatattttctttCCTGCCATTTTCCCAAGAACACAGTACACACATAGGTGCGGACTACAAGCACATCTAACTACCTAATGGAATTTACAAGATATGAAATCACCATATTTCCAGGACGTTGTTCGGCACATCATGAACTGACTATAGGCAATAGAGGTCATGGGAAGTATTTTCCTATATCCAGACCTAGATATCCAAATTTTTAAGAAGGAGATTATACAGTCATATAAACAAAGGAAAccatacaataaattaaattgtaggTCTGACTATTCAACTACGCAGTAGTAACTTGTTAGACCtaagttagttttagtttttttattattatatttacaagatatttacttagataagttttcttaaaaaaaaaattaacaaggTACAACTGCAAGGCAAGGCGCATCTAAGGGGGATGCATTCGGGAAGTTATAAAACAATTAagctacctatttattttattgtggttttgtttcattattatttttttttttttttttttttttatgcagcctgtgtcgtgtcccactgctgggcaaaggcctccttataaactgaccaccgttcccgatcatgtgcttccttcggccattgaggcaaaaacctgtcgaggtcgtcccgccatctccgcctGGGTCTTCCGCGTCGCCGACGTCCATCActgggcacccactcggtgacaattctggcccaccggtccgggtgcatgcGACAGACGTGGCCTGCCCAGGCCCACTTCAGCTTCGCAGTCTGTGCGCCCACATCAGTGATACGAGTCGAGGAGCGTAGCGTGGTGTTCCGGATTCGGTCTATCCTTCGTACACCAAGTATAGTACGCTCCATCGCTCTTTGGCAAACCTTGAGTTTGGACTTCTGATGTTCGGTCAGAGACCAAGTCTGTGCGCCGTAGGTTAGGACAGGCAGTATACACATGTCGATGAGTCGGCGTTTGAGTGTGAGAGGGAGAGTGCCCTTCATTAGATCTTTCATGGACCAGAAGCTCTTCCAGGCGTTGTTAATGCGTCTTTCGACTTCTTTGTCTTGCCTGTTCTCGAAGGATGCTATCTGGCCCAAGTAGATATACTCATCGACATATCCTATTTCCTGCCCGTCTACCACGACCCTACTTTTGGCGCTATTGGTCATGACTTGAGTCTTAGACCTATTCATCTTCAGTCCCACCTCAAGGCTCGCCGTGCTAAGGTCTTGAAGCATTTGTGTCAATTCTGATGCGGACGAAGCAAACAAGACTATATCGTCGGCGAAGCGTAGGTTTGTTAGCATTCTGCCACCAACGTCTATACCcttcattataataaaataaatttaattatctattcaagtaggtatatccTTGATAAAGCTATCGAGATTAATCAGAAAtactattaataataactttagccttataataagttttgttttattacttatacacAAATTCATTTTCTTTCGATTTCATCAGTTTTATGCATGGAAGTAATAGAAATGGTTTTATCTGAGGGTTTTATGTATAAaactaacattatttattttttctctatgtaTAAAACTTGATAAAACTAAACAAGACAAATCCTCTACCGCCACAGATTACAACTGATTTACTTATTCCGAGGAACGTACGTACAGGAGACCATAGAGAAACTTttgcattcattcattcatttgtcGTATTTAGTTTCTCTATGGTCACACTTTGTCTTTGGCCGGTCACTCACTGTCAATCCCAGTCTCGGTCCTTTTCTATTCAAAATTCGTTTTCGTTCATTGAATATTGAGTAATGGTTGTGAGCGCAgcaagtgttttttatttatttagtggaTAATTGCAGgtaagtttttcaaaacaaacttttacAACTCTATATTGAATAATATCTACAGTAACTGTAAGAATTATGATTAATTCATCTCGTGTAACTCTCACTTTGCAGAATAAATGCAATGCAATTATATTTACTTTGTGTCTGGTTAATCAGCCCAGCATGTTATTCAAGGAATATGACGATCTCTAGTGTTTCTGTTTTGCtgaatacatatttttgttaagtatcATTTCAGTTATATGTATAGCTCTGCAGTTAATTATGAGATAGCAAGTTGGTTGTTGATTGTCtggtgtgtttttttttgcaattacAGTGATTCATCAACCATCCAGATAAAATTTTGTGTATCACCTTGCACTGCATTGTTAAAAGTGAGAGATTTCATACAAGAATAACCTAACAAggatatatgtatataaagcATTCTACAAAATCTTCTTGTTTTAACATAGTTATCAATTTGAAAACAAGGCAATTTAAGGGCATGAAAACTAGTTTTAAAGTTCAATGAAGCTACACCATATACATCTCTTCAGATATTTTGTGGTACACTAATAATCTGTATTTGAGGTGAGGAAAGTGTCAAGATTgactaacaaaataataaagtccTGAGGGATTTAGAGGAAGTCATGAGtcttataaacaaaattcaAGTCTTTTTACAAAAGATCCAAAATTCTGAAGAACTCGAGTTCTGAGTCTTAGTTAAAAGATTAAAGTCCTGAAAAAAACCTGGTTAAGAGCATGTCGGACACACACATGAATGGGTTTGATGGCTTGAAACCATTCACTTAGGGCAACTGCACATCATAAGTTATATAGGTCGagctatataaaaataacgaaGTATAATACGGAGTCCGATATAGTTTTTGTTGAAAGTACAACAGTAACTTGGGTATAtgaatatttcaaaagttaaaGGGGGCGGGGACACTCAAATTTTAACTTTACTGGGAGGcaatttttgttgtatttaaaGACTGCTTTGTAAATTTTTGAACTATACCCCATACAGTGGGGtatgtttaaacttttttttcaaacTTACTTTTCACTGTATGGGAGAGGAGggtaaaaattaattatttttcaatagatttaaaaaccaattttgattatcagtaagtatacataatatctCCACCTATTTTCGTGAAAATTGGTGCAGAAATGGCGGAGAAAGAGCcaggacagacggacagacatgatgaaactataagggttcctagTAGACTTATAGAACCCTAAAAAGGACTGaagtatcaaaataaattggtaCTAAAAGACTAGAGTCTTTCACCAACACTTTGTATCGACCCACAAAACTTTTCACATGCCATTTTTATGGCCTTTTCGGTGTgtcgccgtttctccatattttatgttgttgtAGTCCCATGGCACCCCAGAACAGAGGTTCAGACGGTCTCCACTAACTTCCGTCACTTCCGACTATCTTCAGCTGTAATTTTGGCCTAGCTCCAGCTTTGTCCAGCGGCAGATAATGCAATTTGCTATTATTCtaccctattctattctctgtgagggtgtaagtacctgcaccagGTTCTCTCTTTGCGCTGATATATAATTTCTTCTTGTTagtaagaaagaaaagaaagaaagactTTTCGCTTTAATTCgctttatttgtaatatttgtacaataaagagttaaataaataaataaatatatcttatatgaatcctaacttcctaactaatatataatataattgcgaaagtaactgtgtctgtctgtctgtctgttactctttcacgccaaaactactggacggatttgaatgtaatttggtacacatatggtctagactagagatgccacgaatattcggcaactattcggtattcggcctattc contains the following coding sequences:
- the LOC125491209 gene encoding uncharacterized protein LOC125491209, with translation MSFTRRFCCDDETGETVTYAINNETGEPLINKIPELVYMPPASESEPEPRNIRVNFRRGYSTNTKKFRNLQANILAGSNTISYRLLLIPTMLFFPALLCAMLMILEIYLHVRCHKKNKCLKEGNMYYRSPFHAVTSTFCGACRESESACKVGQMQDKRRHRYDYFRGLAM
- the LOC105391688 gene encoding uncharacterized protein LOC105391688, whose amino-acid sequence is MEVEEFEGCISCMKTKDLCDLFTVYGENAQTYAKMFETCFNVKIADELKFICSTCAHKLQNACTFRELTLKTINMVQVIKDEEYLDEELLEADDKTEVKPEIGDDDPDDDSTKASGIRVGLCSHMDNRHPCDMCAAVFASARTLKEHKERSHGIHGTIGGESKQYPCHFCENVYSGRKACYTHLRMKHGLKLSTEQAPKFTPRQRKQCHVCNKDFSQQQILNKHLWKAHGYEVEKRKAFQCPLCESRVSYGHHFDQHLLTEHRLKQHVETLQFPSMDDFIMYKSQVQEQTRCRFRKTTASKHTIEGLRSHYMCSQSGVYVYQGKGIRPAPERQIYKTGKACPAHIVVTESVGGVRVVFHSTHVGHGACPYYEPRESRKSKSESSLDRCPGLSPGSATYDPDDLDQDLDDSEREWLCDTCGESCDSARQFATHCDAHSCRLLPCIYCDSVFENIEWLTKHLRSEHNIGTFM